Proteins from one Rhodothermales bacterium genomic window:
- the ispF gene encoding 2-C-methyl-D-erythritol 2,4-cyclodiphosphate synthase, translating to MRIGIGYDVHRLAEGRPLILGGVHIPHDRGLDGHSDADVLVHAIIDALLGAAALGDIGQHFPDTDAEWKGADSMKLLAHVRGLVREAGYNVGNVDAVVVLQRPKLRPHIDAMRANIADVLGVEIGQVAVKATTGETMGFVGREEGAAVHAVCLLLADG from the coding sequence CGCCCGCTCATCCTCGGCGGCGTCCACATCCCGCACGACCGAGGGCTCGACGGCCATTCCGACGCCGACGTGCTCGTCCACGCGATCATCGATGCGCTCCTCGGCGCCGCTGCCCTCGGCGATATCGGCCAGCACTTCCCCGACACCGATGCCGAGTGGAAAGGGGCCGACAGCATGAAGCTGCTCGCGCACGTCCGGGGCCTCGTCCGCGAGGCAGGCTATAACGTCGGCAATGTGGACGCCGTCGTCGTCCTGCAACGGCCAAAGCTCCGTCCGCACATCGACGCGATGCGCGCGAATATCGCCGACGTACTCGGCGTCGAGATCGGTCAGGTGGCCGTGAAAGCGACGACGGGGGAGACGATGGGCTTCGTCGGGCGCGAAGAAGGAGCCGCCGTGCACGCCGTCTGCCTGCTGCTCGCCGATGGGTGA